A single region of the Marmota flaviventris isolate mMarFla1 chromosome 10, mMarFla1.hap1, whole genome shotgun sequence genome encodes:
- the Jtb gene encoding protein JTB encodes MPAGTGRRGLPQGLHLCWLFCAFTVGLCRAEASVREEKQSVSTSTLPCWLGEEFVVAEECTPCSSFQAKTIPECGSTGYVEKITCSSSKRNEFKSCRSALMEQHLFWKFEGAVVGVALVFACLVIIRQRQLDRKALEKVRKQIESI; translated from the exons ATGCCTGCGGGCACCGGGAGGCGCGGCCTCCCCCAGGGCCTCCACCTCTGCTGGCTCTTCTGCGCTTTCACCGTAGGGCTCTG CCGAGCAGAGGCTTCCGTGCGGGAGGAGAAGCAGTCAG TGAGCACCTCGACTTTGCCGTGCTGGCTGGGAGAAGAGTTCGTGGTGGCAGAAGAGTGTACTCCGTGTTCCAGTTTTCAGGCT AAAACCATCCCTGAGTGTGGTTCCACAGGttatgttgagaaaattacatgcAGCTCCTCTAAGAGAAATGAGTTCAAAAG CTGCCGCTCAGCTCTGATGGAACAACACTTATTCTGGAAATTTGAAGGGGCTGTGGTGGGCGTGGCTTTGGTCTTCGCATGCCTTGTCATCATCCGTCAGCGACAACTGGACAGAAAGGCTCTGGAAAAGGTCCGGAAGCAAATTGAGTCCATATAG
- the Rps27 gene encoding small ribosomal subunit protein eS27 gives MPLAKDLLHPSPEEEKRKHKKKRLVQSPNSYFMDVKCPGCYKITTVFSHAQTVVLCVGCSTVLCQPTGGKARLTEGCSFRRKQH, from the exons ATGCCT CTCGCAAAGGATCTCCTTCATCCCTCTCCGGAAGAGGAGAAGCGGAAACACAAGAAGAAGCGCCTGGTGCAGAGCCCCAACTCCTATTTCATGGACGTGAAATGCCCAG GATGCTACAAAATCACCACAGTTTTTAGCCATGCACAAACAGTAGTTTTGTGTGTTGGCTGCTCCACTGTCCTCTGCCAGCCTACGGGAGGAAAAGCAAGGCTTACAGAAG GATGTTCCTTCAGGAGGAAGCAGCACTAA
- the Rab13 gene encoding ras-related protein Rab-13, giving the protein MAKAYDHLFKLLLIGDSGVGKTCLIIRFAEDNFNSTYISTIGIDFKIRTVEIEGKKIKLQVWDTAGQERFKTITTAYYRGAMGIILVYDITDEKSFENIQNWMKSIKENASAGVERLLLGNKCDMEAKRKVQKEQADKLAREHGIRFFETSAKSSMNVDEAFSSLARDILLKSGGRRLGNHHKLPSTDLKTCDKKNTSKCSLG; this is encoded by the exons ATGGCCAAAGCCTACGACCACCTCTTCAAGCTGCTGCTGATCGGGGACTCGGGGGTGGGCAAGACCTGTCTGATCATTCGCTTTGCAGAAGACAACTTCAACAGCACTTACATCTCCACCATCG GAATTGACTTCAAGATCCGCACTGTGGAAATCGAGGGGAAGAAGATCAAACTGCAGGTCTG GGACACAGCTGGCCAAGAGCGATTCAAGACAATAACTACTGCCTATTACCGTGGGGCCATG GGTATTATCCTAGTGTATGACATCACTGATGAGAAAtcctttgaaaatattcagaactgGATGAAAAGCATCAAAGAA AATGCCTCAGCTGGAGTGGAGCGACTCTTGCTGGGGAACAAGTGTGACATGGAGGCTAAGAGGAAAGTGCAGAAGGAGCAGGCCGATAAG TTGGCTCGAGAGCACGGAATCCGATTTTTTGAGACAAGTGCCAAATCCAGTATGAATGTGGATGAG GCTTTCAGTTCCCTGGCTCGGGACATCTTACTCAAGTCTGGAGGCCGGAGATTG GGGAACCATCACAAGCTCCCCAGCACTGACCTGAAGACCTGCGACAAGAAGAACACCAGCAAGTGCTCCCTGGGCTGA